The following proteins are co-located in the Clostridiales bacterium genome:
- the secY gene encoding preprotein translocase subunit SecY, which yields MIKTIAQAWKIADIRKKIIFTLLMLLVFRLGSNIPVPGIDRAILKEVFSGNTGLFGLFDLFSGGAFSNFTIFALSITPYVTASIILQLLTIAVPSLEALAKEGTEGKKKIAQYTRYLTVVLAFVQAIGLSVGLFRQAVVSKDLFSITVIVLTLSAGTAFLMWLGEQINENGIGNGISLIIMAGIVSRIPTAFHQGWVQFKAGELGVVTIILFVVFALIVIVGIILIQQGQRRIPVQYAKRVVGRKMYGGQSTHIPMKVNQAGVIPVIFSLSLLQFPLTVTYFLPSGGNFTAFVQKWFSLQGNPGVWIYGLLNVILIMFFTYFYTAVTFNPMEVANNMKANGGFIPGIRPGRSTVEYLNKVMTRITFVGAVFLAFIATLPTLISHLTPMNVSFGGTSLLIVVGVALDTMKQLESQMVMRNYQGFLK from the coding sequence AAACATTCCCGTGCCCGGTATTGACAGAGCTATCCTTAAGGAAGTTTTCAGCGGCAATACAGGATTGTTTGGCCTGTTTGACCTGTTCTCAGGAGGGGCGTTCAGCAATTTCACAATTTTTGCTTTGAGCATCACTCCTTATGTAACGGCCTCTATTATTTTACAGCTTCTTACCATCGCGGTGCCCAGCCTGGAGGCTCTAGCAAAGGAAGGAACTGAAGGAAAAAAGAAGATCGCTCAATATACGAGATATCTCACCGTCGTTTTGGCGTTTGTTCAGGCCATCGGACTTTCCGTGGGACTGTTCCGCCAGGCGGTTGTCAGCAAAGACCTTTTCTCTATCACCGTTATTGTTTTGACGCTATCCGCTGGTACCGCATTCCTGATGTGGCTCGGTGAGCAGATCAACGAAAACGGCATTGGAAACGGCATATCCCTGATCATTATGGCAGGTATTGTATCCCGTATTCCAACCGCATTCCATCAGGGATGGGTACAGTTTAAGGCTGGAGAATTGGGCGTTGTAACAATCATCCTGTTTGTTGTCTTTGCACTGATCGTAATTGTTGGAATCATTCTCATCCAGCAGGGACAGAGAAGAATTCCAGTACAGTATGCAAAGCGTGTTGTTGGAAGAAAAATGTACGGAGGACAGAGCACCCACATTCCGATGAAGGTGAATCAAGCCGGCGTAATTCCGGTTATTTTCTCTCTGTCACTACTGCAGTTCCCTCTGACGGTAACCTACTTCCTGCCAAGCGGTGGTAATTTCACCGCCTTTGTACAGAAGTGGTTTTCGCTGCAGGGAAATCCGGGCGTATGGATTTATGGTTTGCTTAATGTTATACTAATCATGTTCTTTACCTATTTCTATACAGCGGTTACTTTTAATCCTATGGAAGTAGCGAATAATATGAAAGCCAACGGGGGATTTATCCCCGGAATCAGACCCGGTAGATCTACAGTTGAATATTTAAATAAAGTAATGACCAGAATCACATTTGTTGGGGCTGTTTTCCTTGCTTTCATTGCGACGCTGCCGACCCTGATCAGCCACCTGACACCAATGAACGTTAGCTTTGGCGGAACGTCACTGCTCATCGTAGTCGGTGTCGCACTTGACACAATGAAACAGCTAGAATCGCAAATGGTTATGAGAAATTACCAAGGGTTCCTCAAATAG
- a CDS encoding adenylate kinase, protein MRLILLGPPGAGKGTQAARICQEYKIPHISTGDIFRRHIKEGTELGIKAQEYMNKGELVPDNLVLEIAEARLIEEDCKNGFLLDGFPRTVNQAEQLDKFLDERNLSIDKVLDIDIDKEVLMMRLIGRRVCRNCGASYHVINMPPEKEGICDVCGGALYQRSDDTAATVENRIEVYTALTEPLVAYYETLGNIAYVDGSKGLDEVFDGIVSAIGDQK, encoded by the coding sequence ATGAGACTTATACTACTCGGCCCCCCAGGTGCCGGTAAGGGTACTCAAGCAGCCAGGATATGTCAGGAATATAAAATCCCTCACATTTCAACCGGTGACATATTCAGACGTCACATCAAAGAGGGCACAGAATTAGGCATTAAGGCGCAAGAATACATGAACAAAGGTGAACTCGTTCCTGATAATCTAGTTTTAGAGATTGCGGAAGCACGCCTGATAGAGGAAGACTGCAAGAACGGCTTTCTACTGGATGGTTTTCCAAGGACAGTAAACCAGGCGGAACAGCTGGATAAATTTTTAGATGAAAGAAACCTTTCCATAGATAAGGTGCTCGATATCGATATCGACAAGGAAGTACTGATGATGAGACTAATTGGAAGAAGAGTTTGCAGAAATTGCGGAGCCAGTTATCATGTCATCAATATGCCCCCTGAGAAGGAAGGAATCTGTGATGTTTGCGGAGGAGCTCTCTATCAGAGATCTGACGACACTGCGGCAACGGTTGAAAATCGCATCGAAGTCTATACCGCATTGACAGAACCCCTTGTGGCCTATTATGAAACGTTAGGCAACATCGCATATGTCGACGGTAGCAAAGGACTTGACGAGGTTTTTGATGGCATTGTGAGTGCAATAGGAGATCAGAAATGA
- the map gene encoding type I methionyl aminopeptidase: MIIIKSQQEIDIMRESGKVTAFILSELANMVRPGMSTKEIDEFVESTILKHGMIPSFKGYNGYPASACVSVNEEVVHGIPSEKKLLKEGDIVSVDVGSTYKGYVSDAARTYPVGTISPEAQKLITVTEQSFFEGLKFCKVGYRLSDISAAIQRKAEAEGFSVIRDFVGHGVGRAMHEEPQIPNYGKPGRGPRLAAGMVFAIEPMINQGDYEVEVLQNNWTVVTVDGKLSAHYENTVVITDGEPELLTLA; the protein is encoded by the coding sequence ATGATTATCATCAAATCACAACAGGAAATTGATATCATGAGAGAGTCCGGAAAGGTCACCGCATTTATTCTATCGGAACTTGCAAATATGGTTCGCCCAGGAATGTCCACGAAAGAAATCGACGAATTTGTCGAGAGTACTATTTTGAAGCACGGGATGATCCCCAGCTTTAAAGGGTATAATGGGTATCCGGCGAGTGCCTGTGTATCAGTAAACGAGGAAGTGGTTCATGGCATCCCTTCAGAAAAGAAACTTTTGAAGGAAGGTGACATTGTCAGTGTTGACGTGGGCAGCACCTATAAAGGTTATGTCAGTGACGCGGCTAGAACCTATCCGGTAGGAACAATCAGCCCGGAGGCACAAAAGCTGATTACTGTTACAGAACAAAGTTTTTTCGAAGGACTGAAGTTTTGTAAAGTGGGATATCGGCTTTCCGATATTTCCGCGGCGATTCAAAGAAAAGCGGAAGCGGAAGGATTTTCTGTCATTCGGGATTTTGTAGGACACGGAGTTGGCAGGGCGATGCATGAAGAACCCCAGATTCCCAACTATGGAAAACCGGGCAGAGGTCCGCGGCTGGCTGCCGGCATGGTGTTCGCAATTGAACCCATGATCAATCAGGGAGACTACGAGGTCGAGGTCCTTCAAAACAACTGGACAGTAGTCACCGTTGATGGGAAACTTTCCGCTCATTATGAAAATACTGTTGTTATCACTGATGGTGAGCCAGAGCTTTTAACGCTTGCGTAA
- the infA gene encoding translation initiation factor IF-1: protein MAKKDVIEVFGTVLEAQPNAMFIVKLENGYEVLAHISGKIRMNFIRILPGDRVKVELSPYDLTRGRITWRDK from the coding sequence ATGGCAAAAAAAGATGTCATAGAGGTATTTGGTACCGTGTTGGAAGCTCAGCCAAATGCAATGTTTATTGTCAAGCTGGAAAATGGGTACGAAGTACTGGCGCACATTTCAGGAAAAATAAGAATGAACTTCATCAGAATTCTGCCGGGTGATCGCGTTAAGGTTGAATTATCACCTTACGATCTCACCAGAGGCAGAATTACATGGAGAGATAAATAA
- the rpmJ gene encoding 50S ribosomal protein L36 → MKVRASVKPICEKCKIIKRNGKVMIICENPKHKQTQG, encoded by the coding sequence ATGAAAGTTAGAGCTTCCGTTAAGCCGATCTGCGAAAAGTGCAAAATTATTAAGAGAAATGGGAAGGTCATGATTATTTGTGAAAATCCCAAGCACAAGCAGACACAAGGCTAA